The sequence below is a genomic window from Cucumis melo cultivar AY chromosome 5, USDA_Cmelo_AY_1.0, whole genome shotgun sequence.
taaaccctaaaccctaaaccctaaaccctaaaccctaaaccctaaaccctaaaccctaaaccctaaaccctaaaccctaaaccctaaaccctaaaccctaaaccctaaaccctaaaccctaaaccctaaaccctaaaccctaaaccctaaaccctaaaccctaaaccctaaaccctaaaccctaaaccctaaaccctaaaccctaaaccctaaaccctaaaccctaaaccctaaaccctaaaccctaaaccctaaaccctaaaccctaaaccctaaaccctaaaccctaaaccctaaaccctaaaccctaaaccctaaaccctaaaccctaaaccctaaaccctaaaccctaaaccctaaaccctaaaccctaaaccctaaaccctaaaccctaaaccctaaaccctaaaccctaaaccctaaaccctaaaccctaaaccctaaaccctaaaccctaaaccctaaaccctaaaccctaaaccctaaaccctaaaccctaaaccctaaaccctaaaccctaaaccctaaaccctaaaccctaaaccctaaaccctaaaccctaaaccctaaaccctaaaccctaaaccctaaaccctaaaccctaaaccctaaaccctaaaccctaaaccctaaaccctaaaccctaaaccctaaaccctaaaccctaaaccctaaaccctaaaccctaaaccctaaaccctaaaccctaaaccctaaaccctaaaccctaaaccctaaaccctaaaccctaaaccctaaaccctaaaccctaaaccctaaaccctaaaccctaaaccctaaaccctaaaccctaaaccctaaaccctaaaccctaaaccctaaaccctaaaccctaaaccctaaaccctaaaccctaaaccctaaaccctaaaccctaaaccctaaaccctaaaccctaaaccctaaaccctaaaccctaaaccctaaaccctaaaccctaaaccctaaaccctaaaccctaaaccctaaaccctaaaccctaaaccctaaaccctaaaccctaaaccctaaaccctaaaccctaaaccctaaaccctaaaccctaaaccctaaaccctaaaccctaaaccctaaaccctaaaccctaaaccctaaaccctaaaccctaaaccctaaaccctaaaccctaaaccctaaaccctaaaccctaaaccctaaaccctaaaccctaaaccctaaaccctaaaccctaaaccctaaaccctaaaccctaaaccctaaaccctaaaccctaaaccctaaaccctaaaccctaaaccctaaaccctaaaccctaaaccctaaaccctaaaccctaaaccctaaaccctaaaccctaaaccctaaaccctaaaccctaaaccctaaaccctaaaccctaaaccctaaaccctaaaccctaaaccctaaaccctaaaccctaaaccctaaaccctaaaccctaaaccctaaaccctaaaccctaaaccctaaaccctaaaccctaaaccctaaaccctaaaccctaaaccctaaaccctaaaccctaaaccctaaaccctaaaccctaaaccctaaaccctaaaccctaaaccctaaaccctaaaccctaaaccctaaaccctaaaccctaaaccctaaaccctaaaccctaaaccctaaaccctaaaccctaaaccctaaaccctaaaccctaaaccctaaaccctaaaccctaaaccctaaaccctaaaccctaaaccctaaaccctaaaccctaaaccctaaaccctaaaccctaaaccctaaaccctaaaccctaaaccctaaaccctaaaccctaaaccctaaaccctaaaccctaaaccctaaaccctaaaccctaaaccctaaaccctaaaccctaaaccctaaaccctaaaccctaaaccctaaaccctaaaccctaaaccctaaaccctaaaccctaaaccctaaaccctaaaccctaaaccctaaaccctaaaccctaaaccctaaaccctaaaccctaaaccctaaaccctaaaccctaaaccctaaaccctaaaccctaaaccctaaaccctaaaccctaaaccctaaaccctaaaccctaaaccctaaaccctaaaccctaaaccctaaaccctaaaccctaaaccctaaaccctaaaccctaaaccctaaaccctaaaccctaaaccctaaaccctaaaccctaaaccctaaaccctaaaccctaaaccctaaaccctaaaccctaaaccctaaaccctaaaccctaaaccctaaaccctaaaccctaaaccctaaaccctaaaccctaaaccctaaaccctaaaccctaaaccctaaaccctaaaccctaaaccctaaaccctaaaccctaaaccctaaaccctaaaccctaaaccctaaaccctaaaccctaaaccctaaaccctaaaccctaaaccctaaaccctaaaccctaaaccctaaaccctaaaccctaaaccctaaaccctaaaccctaaaccctaaaccctaaaccctaaaccctaaaccctaaaccctaaaccctaaaccctaaaccctaaaccctaaaccctaaaccctaaaccctaaaccctaaaccctaaaccctaaaccctaaaccctaaaccctaaaccctaaaccctaaaccctaaaccctaaaccctaaaccctaaaccctaaaccctaaaccctaaaccctaaaccctaaaccctaaaccctaaaccctaaaccctaaaccctaaaccctaaaccctaaaccctaaaccctaaaccctaaaccctaaaccctaaaccctaaaccctaaaccctaaaccctaaaccctaaaccctaaaccctaaaccctaaaccctaaaccctaaaccctaaaccctaaaccctaaaccctaaaccctaaaccctaaaccctaaaccctaaaccctaaaccctaaaccctaaaccctaaaccctaaaccctaaaccctaaaccctaaaccctaaaccctaaaccctaaaccctaaaccctaaaccctaaaccctaaaccctaaaccctaaaccctaaaccctaaaccctaaaccctaaaccctaaaccctaaaccctaaaccctaaaccctaaaccctaaaccctaaaccctaaaccctaaaccctaaaccctaaaccctaaaccctaaaccctaaaccctaaaccctaaaccctaaaccctaaaccctaaaccctaaaccctaaaccctaaaccctaaaccctaaaccctaaaccctaaaccctaaaccctaaaccctaaaccctaaaccctaaaccctaaaccctaaaccctaaaccctaaaccctaaaccctaaaccctaaaccctaaaccctaaaccctaaaccctaaaccctaaaccctaaaccctaaaccctaaaccctaaaccctaaaccctaaaccctaaaccctaaaccctaaaccctaaaccctaaaccctaaaccctaaaccctaaaccctaaaccctaaaccctaaaccctaaaccctaaaccctaaaccctaaaccctaaaccctaaaccctaaaccctaaaccctaaaccctaaaccctaaaccctaaaccctaaaccctaaaccctaaaccctaaaccctaaaccctaaaccctaaaccctaaaccctaaaccctaaaccctaaaccctaaaccctaaaccctaaaccctaaaccctaaaccctaaaccctaaaccctaaaccctaaaccctaaaccctaaaccctaaaccctaaaccctaaaccctaaaccctaaaccctaaaccctaaaccctaaaccctaaaccctaaaccctaaaccctaaaccctaaaccctaaaccctaaaccctaaaccctaaaccctaaaccctaaaccctaaaccctaaaccctaaaccctaaaccctaaaccctaaaccctaaaccctaaaccctaaaccctaaaccctaaaccctaaaccctaaaccctaaaccctaaaccctaaaccctaaaccctaaaccctaaaccctaaaccctaaaccctaaaccctaaaccctaaaccctaaaccctaaaccctaaaccctaaaccctaaaccctaaaccctaaaccctaaaccctaaaccctaaaccctaaaccctaaaccctaaaccctaaaccctaaaccctaaaccctaaaccctaaaccctaaaccctaaaccctaaaccctaaaccctaaaccctaaaccctaaaccctaaaccctaaaccctaaaccctaaaccctaaaccctaaaccctaaaccctaaaccctaaaccctaaaccctaaaccctaaaccctaaaccctaaaccctaaaccctaaaccctaaaccctaaaccctaaaccctaaaccctaaaccctaaaccctaaaccctaaaccctaaaccctaaaccctaaaccctaaaccctaaaccctaaaccctaaaccctaaaccctaaaccctaaaccctaaaccctaaaccctaaaccctaaaccctaaaccctaaaccctaaaccctaaaccctaaaccctaaaccctaaaccctaaaccctaaaccctaaaccctaaaccctaaaccctaaaccctaaaccctaaaccctaaaccctaaaccctaaaccctaaaccctaaaccctaaaccctaaaccctaaaccctaaaccctaaaccctaaaccctaaaccctcaaccctaaaccctaaaccctcaaccctaaaccctaaaccctaaaccctcaaccctaaaccctcaaccctaaaccctaaaccctcaaccctcaaccctaaaccctaaaccctcaaccctcaaccctcaaccctaaaccttcaaccctcaaccctcaaccctcaaccctaaaccctcaaccctaaaccctcaaccctaaaccctcaaccctcaaccctcaaccctcaaccctcaaccctgaaccctcaaccctcaaccctcaaccctgaaccctcaaccctcaaccctcaaccctcaaccctcaaccctcaaccctcaaccctcaaccctcaaccctcaaccctcaaccctcaaccctcaacccgaaaccctaaaccctcAACCCTACTGAACCCTCAACCCTAACctcaaaccctaaaccctaaaccctcaaccctcaacccttataccctcaaccctcaaccctcaacccttaaccctcaaccctcaacccgaaacccgaaacccgaaaccctaaaccctaaaccctaacctCAAACCCCAACCCCTAAACCCTTAAACCCTAATCCCTTATACCCTAAACTCTAAACCCTATACGCTTTTGTTGAAGTTACAAAACTATGCTTGTTGACTAAAACTTATTATGTAATAAATTTATACTGACAACATGAACCTACTTGATATCTTTTTGTTTCTATGAATAGTAGTTTTCGGGTCCAATTTCTCCACCCTCACATTGtacataaaaatatttttcaaaatttttttttgATGATTCAACAAacatttaaaactaaaatataactaactatttttaacaaatcaatttttaatttgaatgaaaATTTTGGTTTGTGCTACGACAAAATggttaaaaaacaacaaatttcaggttattttttatcatctttttaTGTGAAGAAGACAAGAAGAACAAAGGGGAACATAAGTGCAAATTATATTcttacacttttttttactaataTACGCAAGATTCTTAGTTTTTGCTCAAAGTATATGTATGAACTCTTCTCAAATTCATAAACCATACCAACAAAGCAAcgttttaaaaatagtaaaatattaaaagtatttataaaatataacaaaatctataaaATTTGTATACTTTGTAGatagctcttttttttttttttttttatttctaaccATTCCAAAAGTCTTAATAATACATTATCAAACCAAGcaaataattgtattttcttTCGATTACATACTATTATTTGAGTGGAAAAATTATGTTTAAACTAGTTTAAAAATAAAGCTACAATATGTGTATTAACACATGTGCAACACACGTTAATGTTATCTAGTACCAATAAATTGcatttcattatttttaataagttATAAGAACTCCAAAGATGAAACGtgaatcaatattttttttattgtattttaaatttttttacaaataaaacaacattttagtggacattttataaatattttcatttgaaaaaaaaaataacatcgATTTTAGAAATAACAAAAGTTATCTTCAGAGTTTCGAGCAAGAAAGAAATCCAACGCCAGTTTCCAAATTCCGTTGCCACACAGTTTAACATCTTCAACCTAAAACTACTTAATTACCCTCCTTCAAAATGTCTAACCTTTTCAGAACTGATTCTTCTTTCATTAGATTACTCCCTCGTCCTCGCTGCATCGCGCTTGAACTCGTCTTACTCGCTCATGAATGATTTGATCATACGGCGTTCTTGCGGTCTAgcaaaaagaaacaaagaaaagagaaattcgACATCGAGCGGCCAACAGGAGCGGTTAAGAGGTTAGGACGGCTCGTTGGTGGGGTTAGGTGGATTTTTCAAATGGTATATCATGCTTTGCAATTCATTGAGAGATCGACTTCGGCCATGTCTTCGTGATTATGATAGGCTTCAGTCTTTCGCCGTCATTCTCATTTATATTCAGGTGCATTCTTGCCCTTATCTTTGACTCTcattcttcttttgtttcctttttttgcattcttaatctaaatattctttttcttctttctttccttctaaATGCACACGACATAGATCGGGTGCGCATTGATTGGATCCCTAGGGGCATTATACAATGGTGTTTTGCTTATAAATTTGGCAATCGCATTGTTCGCTTTGGTAGCCATAGAGAGCAGCAGTCAGAGTCTTGGTCGTACATATGCTGTTCTCCTCTTCTCTGCCATTTTCCTCGACGTCTTCTGGTTTATTCTTTTCGCCTACGACACATGGTTTCTCCCTTTCTTTCGTTTTATTATGTTAGTTTGTTTCTGAGAATGGGCGTCCTGATTGCCCAATACTTACCCTTGTTCACACAGTAAAATTAGAAATCCAAGCTTGTGTTATGTTGTATAATGGTAATTGCACATTCATATGCTTCGTATGATAAAGATGAAGGTATTCAATTAACACTGAAACTTCAAACACTAAGTGGATATTCTAATTTCTGACAATATATGATTTTCAATTAGCTATGATTAATAAAGAGAGATTTGAAGGAAGCTTTGATCTTGTATAGTTGCAACGACACTTGAACCTTTTATCATCTGCCACTGCTCGCATATCATCcaatcaaatttatttatttatttatttttgtaaaactCTATTTGAGCAATGTATTTTCCTGGTCCTGACATCTATCTTCTTGCCTGCCTTTCCTCTTCCAATGTTCGTTACTTGCGAATGTGCATATTGTGCTTCTAAATTGATGCACGGTGTTGACTGCTGTTTTACCCTGTAAATTGAGTAAAGATTGTTTGTATGCAGGAACATCTCATCCGAGCAATATGGACCCCTTTTTACCTTTTCAGTGAAGCTTACTCTGGCAATGCAGATTATTGGGTTTTCTGTTAGGCTATCATCTTCTCTACTGTGGATTCAAATTTACAGGTTGGGGATTTCATACATGGAAACTTCAGTTCCCCGAGAGGCAGACTACGATCTGAGAAATAGTTTTCTTAGCCCGGCTACTCCTGTTGTAGTTAGACAACCATCAGGTTCTGATGACATGATTGGGGGCTCTATCTATGATCCAACTTACTACTCGTCCCTCTTTGAAGATGGTCAAGATAGTAAATGTTTGTCTGGGGTAATGTATCTATTTTTTAATGTACTCCTGCATGCACCCGTTCTTGATCTCTTGTCATTCATTTATTAGTTCTAAATCTGCTAGctattgctttattttatttttctacaaGTATTTGGTTTTCCAT
It includes:
- the LOC103491645 gene encoding uncharacterized protein LOC103491645 isoform X3 is translated as MLCNSLRDRLRPCLRDYDRLQSFAVILIYIQIGCALIGSLGALYNGVLLINLAIALFALVAIESSSQSLGRTYAVLLFSAIFLDVFWNISSEQYGPLFTFSVKLTLAMQIIGFSVRLSSSLLWIQIYRLGISYMETSVPREADYDLRNSFLSPATPVVVRQPSGSDDMIGGSIYDPTYYSSLFEDGQDSKCLSGISHFGNGDNGSTSGPDVSRSKLSRHFQVADGYRQKHQQKQKAITNKEGFKPAHHLPH
- the LOC103491645 gene encoding uncharacterized protein LOC103491645 isoform X2 codes for the protein MLCNSLRDRLRPCLRDYDRLQSFAVILIYIQIGCALIGSLGALYNGVLLINLAIALFALVAIESSSQSLGRTYAVLLFSAIFLDVFWFILFAYDTWNISSEQYGPLFTFSVKLTLAMQIIGFSVRLSSSLLWIQIYRLGISYMETSVPREADYDLRNSFLSPATPVVVRQPSGSDDMIGGSIYDPTYYSSLFEDGQDSKCLSGISHFGNGDNGSTSGPDVSRSKLSRHFQVADGDRRLGISNTKEYLDKMHCVGSMFQ
- the LOC103491645 gene encoding uncharacterized protein LOC103491645 isoform X8, with the protein product MLCNSLRDRLRPCLRDYDRLQSFAVILIYIQIGCALIGSLGALYNGVLLINLAIALFALVAIESSSQSLGRTYAVLLFSAIFLDVFWFILFAYDTWNISSEQYGPLFTFSVKLTLAMQIIGFSVRLSSSLLWIQIYRLGISYMETSVPREADYDLRNSFLSPATPVVVRQPSGSDDMIGGSIYDPTYYSSLFEDGQDSKCLSGISHFGNGDNGSTSGPDVSRSKLSRHFQVADSL
- the LOC103491645 gene encoding uncharacterized protein LOC103491645 isoform X6 — protein: MLCNSLRDRLRPCLRDYDRLQSFAVILIYIQIGCALIGSLGALYNGVLLINLAIALFALVAIESSSQSLGRTYAVLLFSAIFLDVFWFILFAYDTWNISSEQYGPLFTFSVKLTLAMQIIGFSVRLSSSLLWIQIYRLGISYMETSVPREADYDLRNSFLSPATPVVVRQPSGSDDMIGGSIYDPTYYSSLFEDGQDSKCLSGISHFGNGDNGSTSGPDVSRSKLSRHFQVADDEYADGHQQTV
- the LOC103491645 gene encoding uncharacterized protein LOC103491645 isoform X5, which encodes MLCNSLRDRLRPCLRDYDRLQSFAVILIYIQIGCALIGSLGALYNGVLLINLAIALFALVAIESSSQSLGRTYAVLLFSAIFLDVFWFILFAYDTWNISSEQYGPLFTFSVKLTLAMQIIGFSVRLSSSLLWIQIYRLGISYMETSVPREADYDLRNSFLSPATPVVVRQPSGSDDMIGGSIYDPTYYSSLFEDGQDSKCLSGISHFGNGDNGSTSGPDVSRSKLSRHFQVADETRDFKYKGILG
- the LOC103491645 gene encoding uncharacterized protein LOC103491645 isoform X4, which codes for MLCNSLRDRLRPCLRDYDRLQSFAVILIYIQIGCALIGSLGALYNGVLLINLAIALFALVAIESSSQSLGRTYAVLLFSAIFLDVFWNISSEQYGPLFTFSVKLTLAMQIIGFSVRLSSSLLWIQIYRLGISYMETSVPREADYDLRNSFLSPATPVVVRQPSGSDDMIGGSIYDPTYYSSLFEDGQDSKCLSGISHFGNGDNGSTSGPDVSRSKLSRHFQVADGDRRLGISNTKEYLDKMHCVGSMFQ
- the LOC103491645 gene encoding uncharacterized protein LOC103491645 isoform X7 — translated: MLCNSLRDRLRPCLRDYDRLQSFAVILIYIQIGCALIGSLGALYNGVLLINLAIALFALVAIESSSQSLGRTYAVLLFSAIFLDVFWNISSEQYGPLFTFSVKLTLAMQIIGFSVRLSSSLLWIQIYRLGISYMETSVPREADYDLRNSFLSPATPVVVRQPSGSDDMIGGSIYDPTYYSSLFEDGQDSKCLSGISHFGNGDNGSTSGPDVSRSKLSRHFQVADETRDFKYKGILG
- the LOC103491645 gene encoding uncharacterized protein LOC103491645 isoform X9, with the protein product MLCNSLRDRLRPCLRDYDRLQSFAVILIYIQIGCALIGSLGALYNGVLLINLAIALFALVAIESSSQSLGRTYAVLLFSAIFLDVFWNISSEQYGPLFTFSVKLTLAMQIIGFSVRLSSSLLWIQIYRLGISYMETSVPREADYDLRNSFLSPATPVVVRQPSGSDDMIGGSIYDPTYYSSLFEDGQDSKCLSGISHFGNGDNGSTSGPDVSRSKLSRHFQVADSL
- the LOC103491645 gene encoding uncharacterized protein LOC103491645 isoform X1, whose product is MLCNSLRDRLRPCLRDYDRLQSFAVILIYIQIGCALIGSLGALYNGVLLINLAIALFALVAIESSSQSLGRTYAVLLFSAIFLDVFWFILFAYDTWNISSEQYGPLFTFSVKLTLAMQIIGFSVRLSSSLLWIQIYRLGISYMETSVPREADYDLRNSFLSPATPVVVRQPSGSDDMIGGSIYDPTYYSSLFEDGQDSKCLSGISHFGNGDNGSTSGPDVSRSKLSRHFQVADGYRQKHQQKQKAITNKEGFKPAHHLPH